In the genome of Candidatus Krumholzibacteriia bacterium, the window TCAACTCGACCGTGGCGTGCACGGCGGAATGCTCGGCCACTTCCGTTTCCAGGAGCTGATAGGCGCCGAGCCGGAGGAGATCGAGGACGTCGCGGTCGAGCGCGGCCGTGGGACGGTCGAGGTGCTGGGTGAGCACGTGGTCCAGCCGGCCGCGGAGTCGCGTGGCGCCGCTGGCGAGCTCTTGGGCGAAACGCCGATCCAAAGAACCGGAAGCGAGGCGCTTGGCCTGGCGCTCCCAGGCGGCTTCCCAGGCCAGGCCGCGCCGAAGAGCCCGCAGCACCTCGAAAGCCGTGCGGCGAGCGCGGTCAGCCTGCCTTCCAGGCACTGTCGAGGGGGGCCTCGCCGACTTCATGTACTTTCTCCCCTGCGGGCGCCATTGCTTTGCATTCCCAGCCTTTGGCCGGGGACCAACCCTCGTCCCTGCACCAGAGTGCGGGCCGGGACCCGCGCCTTGCCAGGCAGCTGCACCTCGAGCAGATCCAGGACGCCTTCGCCGCAGGCGACCTGCACGCCCCGCCGCGGATCCGCCAGGACCACGGTTCCCGGAGCTACCCCGGGGAGAGTGGAGTTCGCGACGCGCACCGCGTGCACTTTGAGTGCCACGCCGGCCCACTCCGTCGTCGTCCCCGGCCAGCCGGCGAAGGCCCGCACCTGACGGGCGATCTGTGCGGCGCTCGCGCCCCAGTCGATGCGACCTTCTTCCTTCCGGAGCGCCGAAGCGTACGTGGCCGCCGTTGCATCCTGCGGCTCGGGCACGAGGCTGCCGGCGACGTAGGCCTCCACGTGTTCCAGGAGCAGCGCCGCCCCCGCGGCAGCGAGACGGGCGGTGAGTTCCGCGCGCGTCGATTCGGGCTCGATCAAAAGCGCCTGCCGGGCGAGCACCGGGCCGGTGTCCACCCCCGCCTCGATCACCATGAGAGAAACACCGGTGCTCGTGTCGCCGGCGAGAAGGGCCCGCTCGATGGGTGCCACCCCGCGCCAGCGCGGCAGCAGCGAGGCATGCACGTTGAGGGCGCCGCGGCGCGCGGTTTCCCAGGTGCTCTGGCGGAGGATCTGTCCGAAGGCGACGACGACGAGCACATCGAGAGCGAGCGGGCGCAGCGAGTCCTCCAGTTGCTGCCGCCCATGGCGAGCCACCGTCACCACGGGCAGATGCAACGCGGTGGCAGCCTCGTGCACTGCCGTCGGCGTCGGCAGGAGTCCCCTGCCGCCGGGCCGCTCGGGCTGCGTGACCACGAGGGCCACTTCGTGCCGGGAAGCCAGGCCCTGCAAGCTGGGGACGGCGAACTCGGGGCTGCCGAGGAAGGCGAGGCGGAGGCGCATGGCCTAGACGCGGGCTGCGGACGCCAGTTGTCGCAGCTTGTTGCGCAGCAACTGCTTCTTCACCAGCGACAGGCGATCGACGAAGAGGATGCCGTTCAGGTGGTCGACTTCGTGCTGCACCACTCGCGCCAGCAGGCCGGCGGCTTCGCGCTCCACCTGGCTCCCGTCGAGAGCGGTGTACCGGAAACGGATCGCCCGTGGCCGCTCGACGCTCTCGGTGATCTCGGGCACCGAGAGGCAGCCTTCCTCGTACGGCACCCGGTCGGGAGAGAACCAGGTGATCTCCGGATTCACCAGCACGAGTTGCGGGCAGAGCTTCTCCCCGGCGTCGTCCTCCGCCACGGCATCGATGACGGCGAGCCGGCGGGAGACGCCAATCTGTGGCGCCGCCAACCCGATGCCGGGCTCGGCGATCATGGTCTCGAACATGTCCTCCACCAGGGGCTTCAGGCTCTCCAGCGGTTCGGTGACGGGCAAGGCTTTCTGCCGGAGCACCGGAGCCCCGTAGGTCAGTACGGTGCGGAGCGCGATGGTTCGAACCTCCCAGCCGGGGCGGCAGGTCGGTCGCCGCCGGTATGCCGATGGTAGCAGATGGCTGCTCAGGACGCTCCGTCACTCTCGGTCTCCGCGCCCGAGGCGAGGACGGAAGCAACGGACGGACGCGCCATCTCGACGCGAACGTTCTCGGCGATCTTCACCACCAGAACGTCGTCGCCGCGAGTGCTGACCACGGTGCCGAAGATTCCGCTCGTGGTGAGGATGCGATCGCCTTTCTTCACCTTCTTGACCATGGCGTCCCGTTCGCGCTGCCGCTTCGCCTGCGGCCGGATGACCAGCAGGTACAGGATCAAGAAGACCAGGAACAGGGACAGGAGAGGGAAGAGAGACACTGCCTGACCCGATTGCGCCAGGATCACTCCGAGCGAATGCATGCGACCTCCGAGCCTTCTTCCCGGCGCTGTCTTCACGCCGCGTCGTAGGCGGCGAAGAAACCCTCCTGCCAGGCGGCGAAGCGCCCGGCCTGGATCGCCGCCCGCATGGCGTGCATCAGCCCCAGGTAGAAGTGCAGATTGTGATACGTCACCAGACGCAGTCCCAGGATTTCCCCTGCCTGGTGCAGGTAGCGGATGTAAGCGCGGCTGTAACGCGCGCACACCCAGCAGCGGCACGCCGGATCGAGCGGCCCCGCCGCGCGGGCGTGTGCCGCGTTGCGGATCACCAGCTTGCCGCGACTGGTGAAGGCCATGCCGTTGCGCGCATTGCGCGTGGGCAGCACGCAATCGAAGAGATCCACCCCGCGGGCCACGCACCACACCAGATCCTCCGGCTTCCCCACCCCCATGAGATAGCGCGGTCGCTCTTCCGGGAGCAAGGTGTCGAGGAGCGCCACCGTTTCCAGCAGCGCCTCTTTCGGCTCCCCCACCGCGAGACCGCCGATGGCATATCCCGGGAAATCGAGGGCACCGAGCTCGTCGGCGGCGCGCTGGCGCAGTTCCTTGTCCGTGCCGCCCTGGATGATCCCGAACAGCGCCTGCGGGTAGTCGTAGGTGCGGAAGTGGGGGCCGAAGACGGCGCGGCAACGCGCCGCCCAGGCGGTGGTGCGCCGCACCGCCGCCAGGTGGCTCCTGCGGTCGGCGTCGGCGGGGAGGCATTGATCGAGGCAGACGACGAGATCGGCGCCGAGGCGCGCCTGCGCCTCCACCGTGCTCTCCGGGGTGAAGCGGTGCGGCGAGCCGTCCAGATGGCTCTTGAAGGTGACGCCGTCCTCGTCCACCACGTTGAGCGCCGAGAGACTGTGCACCTGGTAGCCGCCGCTGTCGGTGAGGAGTGCCCCGGTCCAGGCCATGAAGCGGTGCAGGCCGCCGTGCTCAGCGACGAGATCGGCACCGGGACGGAGCACCAGGTGGTAGGTGTTGGCGAGAGCAATCTCGGCGCCCAGCGCTTCCAGGTCCTCGCTGCCCAGGGTCTTCACCGTCCCCCGGGTGCCCACGGGGAGGAAGGCCGGCGTCTGGACGCTGCCGTGGCCGGTGTGCAGCACACCGCGCCGGGCGCGCTCGTCCCGGGCCAGGAGTTCGAAGCTGATGCGTTCCATCGCCGCCCGGGCGTACCTCCTGATCGACGGGCCCAGAGCGCCGCAACCCGATGCGTGCCGAAGCGCTGCGGTCGGCCCTGCCCGGCGCAGATCCTACTCGATCAGCATGGCGTCGCCATAACTGAAGAAGCGGAGTCGCCGGGCCACGGCCTCGGCGTAAGCGCGGCGGATCGCTGTGCGTCCGGCGAAGGCGTCGACCAGGAGAAGGAGCGTCGAGCGCGGCAAGTGGAAGTTGGTGAGCAAGGCGTCGACGCGGCGAAAGTCGAAGGGCGGATGGATGAAGAGCCGCGTCCGGCCGCGGAGCCATTCCCCTTCGACACGCACCGCCACGGCGTCGCCGACAGCGCCCTCCTCCCACAAAGCGAGGGACTCCAGCACCCGCGTCGCCGTGGTGCCGACGGCGACGACACGGCCGCCGGCCTGGCGCGTGGCGCGACAGCGCTCGAGGACGGCACGCTCCACCTCGAAGCGCTCCCAGTCCATGCGGTGCTGGAGCGGATCGCTGCTCCGGAGCGGAGCGAAGGTTCCCGGGCCGATGTGGAGTACGAGCGTCGCCGAGGAGATGCCGCGGCGGGCGAGGGCGTCCAGCAATTCCGGCGTGAAGTGCAGGCCCGCGGTCGGGGCAGCGACGCTTCCCTCCACCCGGGCGAACACGGTTTGATAGGCCTCGGCATCGCCCGGTTCTGCCTGGCGGCGAATGTAAGGCGGCAGCGGCAGCGTTCCGAGCCGGTGCGCCACCTCGAGTCCGCTCTTGCCGGCGCCGAAATCCAGCAGCCGGCGTCCTGCTTCGCCGACGCCGGTGACGGAAATCTCGCTGCCGTCGGCGAGGCGCAGCCGGGCGCCGGGGCGGAGCGACCGGGCCGGGCGCGCCAGGGCCCACCAGCGCTGCGCTGTTTCGGGCTCGACGAGGAGGAGCTCGCACCTCCCGCCGGTTTCGGCGCGTTCCGCCAGCAGACGCGCCGGGAGGACGCGACTCGCGTTCAGCACCAGCAGATCTCGCGGGCGCAGCAGCTCTGGCAACGCGTCGAAGCGCCGCACCTGGAGCGCCGCGCTGGCGCGGTGCAGATGCAGCAGATTGCAGGCGTCGCGCTGTGCCGCCGGGACTTGCGCGATGAGTTCGGCGGGGAGATCGAAGTCCAGATCCTCGAGCCGCATGCGTGCTGGCCGGCTGTCGGAGTGCTTCAACCGAACAGACCACCGCTCGCGCTGCCGCGCCGGATCCCCAGGTGCTCGTAGGCGAGGGGCGTCGCCTCCCGCCCGCGAGCGGTGCGCGCGACGAAGCCTTCTTGGATGAGGAACGGTTCGTACATGTCCTCGAGGGTCTGCTCGTCTTCCGAGAGCGCGGCGGCGAGGGTGGAAACGCCGACGGGCCCGCCGCCGAACTTCTCGATGATCGTGCGCAACAAGCGCCGGTCCATGTCGTCCAAACCGCGTTCGTCGATGTCGAGGCGCTGCAAGCTGTAGCGGGCGACGTCGAGATCCACCACGCCCTGGTGCTCCACCTCGGCGAAGTCCCGGGCGCGTCGCAGCAAGCGGTTGGCGATGCGCGGCGTGCCGCGGGCGCGGCGGGCGATCTCGTCCGCCGCTTCGGGGGCGACCTCGATCTCTAGCAGGCCGGCGGAACGGATGACGATGCGGCGCAGCTCTTCTTGGCTGTAGTAGTCGAGACGGATCACCAGGCCGAAGCGGCTGCGGAGTGGCCCGGTGAGCAGGCCCGCCCGCGTGGTGGCGCCGACGAGGGTGAAGGGCTCGAGGGCCAGGCTGTAGTGGCGGGCGTTCGGCCCCTTGTCCACGATGAGCTCGCAGCGGCGCTCTTCCATGGCGGGGTAGAGATGCTCCTCCACCACGCGGCTCAGGCGGTGGATCTCGTCGATGAACAGCACCTGACCCGGCTTCATATGGGAGAGGACGGAGAGGAGATCCGCGGCGTTGGTGAACACTGGCCCCGAGGTCACCTTGATGGGCGCCTCCATGGCCCGCGCCAGAATGTGGGCCAGCGTCGTCTTGCCGAGACCAGGTGGACCGGAGAGGAGTACGTGATCCAGGGGCTCGCCGCGTCCGCGGGCCGCCTGGATGAAGACGCGCAGGTTTTCCTTCACCCGCTCCTGGCCGACGTATTCCTCCAGCGTGACCGGCCTGAGGCGGGCTTCACTCTGCAGCTCTTCTTCCCCGGGTTCGGGGCTCACGAGACGCACAGGACGCGGCATGCTTCCTCCCCAGGCGCGCTCAGCGGTGCGCCGACTGCAGCGCTGCCTTGACGATGTCCTCGACCCGCGGCGCGGCGCCGAGGGCGCGGCGGTCGACCTTGTCCACGGCCTCGCGCGCCGAGCGTGGCGTCAAACCGAGCGAGGCGAGGGCGAGCATGGCCTCCTCGAAGACGGCGCCACCGTCCATCTGGGCGGCCGCCGGCGGCACCGCCACCAGCTTGCCCTGCAGCTCCAGCACCAGCCGCGCCGCCGTCTTGCGCCCGACGCCGGGGATGCGGACGAGATAGGCTTCGTCGCCGTCGCGCAACGCCCGCTCCAGCTCCTCCAAGGGAGCGCTGGAAAGCAGCGTGAGCGCGAGACGCGGGCCGACGCCGTTCACCCCGAGGAGCAAGAGAAAGAGCGCCCGCTCGCGTTCGCTGTGGAAACCATAGAGGGCGAGCTGATCCTCGCGGACGTGCAAATAGGTGACCAGGGACAACTCTTCGCCGAGGGCAGGGAGCAGCGCCGCCGTCCGTGCCGAGACATGCAGGCCGAGACCGACCGCGCCCACGTCCACCACCACCTGGGGCTCCCGCGCCAGCAAGCGCCCGCGCACGCTCAGGATCATCGTGCAGCTCCCTCGGCACCCTCGGTCGTCGTTCGCACCGGAAGCATTCCCTCATTCGTAGACGCGCAACGGTCGCCGCGCTTCGAGCAGGCAGATCGCCGCCGCCAGGGCATCCGCAGCGTGATCCGAGGCTTCGACCTCCGCGCCGAGGAGGCGCGCCACCATGAACTGCACCTGTTCCTTGCCGGCGGCGCCGTTCCCGGTCACCGCCTTCTTCACCAGCGCCGGAGCGTACTCCTCCAGATCCAGACCGTGCGCCGCCGCCGCCAGCAGACAGACGCCCCGAGCGTGTCCCAGGGCGAGGGCGCTGCGGGCGCTGCGATGGTGGAAGAGGTTCTCGACCGCGCAGGCGGCGGGCGACCAGGTGACGATGAGACGGGTGAGCTCGCGGTGCAGGCGCACCAGGCGCTCGGCGAGCGTTCCGGAGCCGAGGGCGATGACGCCGGCATCGAGGCGCACCAGGCGATCGCCGTCGGCGTCGACCACGCCGTAACCCGTGCTCTTCGTCCCCGGGTCGATCCCCAGTGCCCGCATCGCCACCCCCGCCACCACCTCCGGGCCTCTCCCTGTCACGGTCCGAAATCGCGCCCCTGCCTCAACCGCCGGGTCGTGCAACGGGTCGATCGCTGCGTCCCCGGCGCCTGAGTCGAAGGCGGCGTCACTCGGCCTTCGCCATCTCCTCGGCGGAGATGTCGAAGTTGGCGTAGATCTTCTGCACATCGTCCAGCTCTTCCAGAAGATCCACGAGGCGGAGCATCGTCTGCGCCGGCTTGCCCTCGAGCGGCACGGTCAGCGAGGGCAGGCGGGAGACCTCCGCCGTTTCCACCGCGATACCGGCGGCCTTGAGCTTCTCCGCCACGCTCACCACGTCACCCGGGGCGGTGAGCACCTCGTACATCTCCGGGTCGCTGCGCACGTCCTCGGCGCCCGCTTCCAGTGCCGCCGCCATGAGCGTGTCCTCGTCGAGCTTGCCGCGCTCGACGAGGATGGTGCCGCTGATGCTGAACAGGTGGTTGACCGCGCCTGCCGCGGCCAGCTTGCCGCCGTTACGGTCGAGCACGTGCCGCACCTCGCCGACGGTGCGGTTGCGGTTGTCCGTCAGCGTCTCGATGAGGAGCGCCACGCCGCCGGGCCCGTAGGCCTCGTAGATCACCTCTTCGTAGTGCACGCCCTCCAGCTCGCCGGTCCCCTTCTGGATGGCGCGCTTGATGTTGTCCGCTGGCATGTTGGCGTCCCGCGCCTTGGCGACGGCGAGACGCAGCCGGGGGTTGCCCTCCAGGTCGCCGCCCCCCATGCGGGCCGCCACCGTGACTTCCTTGATCAGCTTGGAGAAGAGCTTGGAACGCTGGGCGTCTTTGGCGCCCTTCTTGCGCTTGATCGTGCTCCATTTGGAATGACCCGACATGGCCCACCCACCCGTTTCCGCTCTCAGGCTTCGGCCTGGGCTGCAGCCTTGTGTCCGGCGATGATGCCCTCCGCGATCTCTCGCGGCACTTCCTCGTAGTGGGAGAACTCCCGCGTGTGCCCGGCCCGGGCCTGCGTCAGCGAGCGCAGCACCATGGCGTAATCGTAAAGCTGCGCCAGCGGCACCTCGGCGCGCAGCACCTGCTCGTGCCCCTCCTGGTCCATACCGAGGATGCGGCCGCGGCGTGACGACATGTCCCCCATCACGTGCCCCATGTAATCCTCGGGAACCCGCACCGTCACCTTGTAAATCGGTTCCAGGAGCACGGGCTTGGCCTTGGGGAAGGCGAGCTTGAACGCCTGGGCGCCGGCGATCTTGAACGCCGCCTCGGAGGAGTCCACGTCGTGGTGCTTGCCATCATCCACCGTGACCCGGAGGTCGACGACCGGATAGCCCGCCATCACGCCTTCCTGCATGGCCTCGCGCACTCCCTTTTCCACCGCCGGGATGAAACGGTTGGGGATGACGCCGCCGACCACGCCGTCGACGAACTCGAAGTTCGCGCCCCGCGGGCGCGGCTCCAGCACCAGGTGCACCTCGCCGAACTGGCCCCGGCCGCCGGTTTGCTTCTTGTGGCGATAGCGTTCGTCGGCCTTGCCCTTGATCGTCTCGCGGTAGGGGGTCTTCGGCGGCTCGGTGTCGACTTCCACGTTGAACTTGCGCTTCAGCTTGGCGAGCACGATGGCGGCGTGCGAGTCCCCCTGGGTCATGAGCAGGGTCTGGTGCGTCTCCGGGTGCACCATGACCTTGAAGCCCAGATCTTCCTCGTGCAACCGCTGCAAGCCCCCGGCCAGCTTGTCCTCGTCCCCCTTGCTGCGGGACTTGATGGCGACGAAGGTGAGCGGCTCGGGCAGGGCCGGGAACGGCACCAGCGTCTTGTGATTGCGATCGCAGAGCGTGTGCCCCACCCGGGTGTTGCGGAGTTTCACCGCCGCACCGATCTCGCCCGCGCTCAGCTCCTCGGCGTCGAGGCGCTGTTTGCCTTGCAACAAGAAGAGCGGTCCCACCCGCTCCGACTCGCCGTTGCTCGCATTGAGCACGTCCATCCCGGGAGCCAACTTGCCGCTCCACACCCGCACGAACACGTAGTCGCCCACGTTGCTCTCCGAAAGGGCGCCGAAGGCCAGGGCCTGGAGCCACTGCGTGGCCGCCGCACTCGCCGTGGCGCCGTCGCTGCTCGGCGGCCCCATGGGTGCGGGGGCGAAGCGCGCCAGCGCCTCCAGGAGCGACGCCACGCCGCGCAGGTCGCCGCCGCAGAGCGGCACCG includes:
- the fmt gene encoding methionyl-tRNA formyltransferase translates to MRLRLAFLGSPEFAVPSLQGLASRHEVALVVTQPERPGGRGLLPTPTAVHEAATALHLPVVTVARHGRQQLEDSLRPLALDVLVVVAFGQILRQSTWETARRGALNVHASLLPRWRGVAPIERALLAGDTSTGVSLMVIEAGVDTGPVLARQALLIEPESTRAELTARLAAAGAALLLEHVEAYVAGSLVPEPQDATAATYASALRKEEGRIDWGASAAQIARQVRAFAGWPGTTTEWAGVALKVHAVRVANSTLPGVAPGTVVLADPRRGVQVACGEGVLDLLEVQLPGKARVPARTLVQGRGLVPGQRLGMQSNGARRGEST
- the def gene encoding peptide deformylase, whose translation is MLPSAYRRRPTCRPGWEVRTIALRTVLTYGAPVLRQKALPVTEPLESLKPLVEDMFETMIAEPGIGLAAPQIGVSRRLAVIDAVAEDDAGEKLCPQLVLVNPEITWFSPDRVPYEEGCLSVPEITESVERPRAIRFRYTALDGSQVEREAAGLLARVVQHEVDHLNGILFVDRLSLVKKQLLRNKLRQLASAARV
- the yajC gene encoding preprotein translocase subunit YajC, which translates into the protein MHSLGVILAQSGQAVSLFPLLSLFLVFLILYLLVIRPQAKRQRERDAMVKKVKKGDRILTTSGIFGTVVSTRGDDVLVVKIAENVRVEMARPSVASVLASGAETESDGAS
- the tgt gene encoding tRNA guanosine(34) transglycosylase Tgt, with protein sequence MERISFELLARDERARRGVLHTGHGSVQTPAFLPVGTRGTVKTLGSEDLEALGAEIALANTYHLVLRPGADLVAEHGGLHRFMAWTGALLTDSGGYQVHSLSALNVVDEDGVTFKSHLDGSPHRFTPESTVEAQARLGADLVVCLDQCLPADADRRSHLAAVRRTTAWAARCRAVFGPHFRTYDYPQALFGIIQGGTDKELRQRAADELGALDFPGYAIGGLAVGEPKEALLETVALLDTLLPEERPRYLMGVGKPEDLVWCVARGVDLFDCVLPTRNARNGMAFTSRGKLVIRNAAHARAAGPLDPACRCWVCARYSRAYIRYLHQAGEILGLRLVTYHNLHFYLGLMHAMRAAIQAGRFAAWQEGFFAAYDAA
- the queA gene encoding tRNA preQ1(34) S-adenosylmethionine ribosyltransferase-isomerase QueA, whose translation is MRLEDLDFDLPAELIAQVPAAQRDACNLLHLHRASAALQVRRFDALPELLRPRDLLVLNASRVLPARLLAERAETGGRCELLLVEPETAQRWWALARPARSLRPGARLRLADGSEISVTGVGEAGRRLLDFGAGKSGLEVAHRLGTLPLPPYIRRQAEPGDAEAYQTVFARVEGSVAAPTAGLHFTPELLDALARRGISSATLVLHIGPGTFAPLRSSDPLQHRMDWERFEVERAVLERCRATRQAGGRVVAVGTTATRVLESLALWEEGAVGDAVAVRVEGEWLRGRTRLFIHPPFDFRRVDALLTNFHLPRSTLLLLVDAFAGRTAIRRAYAEAVARRLRFFSYGDAMLIE
- the ruvB gene encoding Holliday junction branch migration DNA helicase RuvB, giving the protein MPRPVRLVSPEPGEEELQSEARLRPVTLEEYVGQERVKENLRVFIQAARGRGEPLDHVLLSGPPGLGKTTLAHILARAMEAPIKVTSGPVFTNAADLLSVLSHMKPGQVLFIDEIHRLSRVVEEHLYPAMEERRCELIVDKGPNARHYSLALEPFTLVGATTRAGLLTGPLRSRFGLVIRLDYYSQEELRRIVIRSAGLLEIEVAPEAADEIARRARGTPRIANRLLRRARDFAEVEHQGVVDLDVARYSLQRLDIDERGLDDMDRRLLRTIIEKFGGGPVGVSTLAAALSEDEQTLEDMYEPFLIQEGFVARTARGREATPLAYEHLGIRRGSASGGLFG
- the ruvA gene encoding Holliday junction branch migration protein RuvA is translated as MILSVRGRLLAREPQVVVDVGAVGLGLHVSARTAALLPALGEELSLVTYLHVREDQLALYGFHSERERALFLLLLGVNGVGPRLALTLLSSAPLEELERALRDGDEAYLVRIPGVGRKTAARLVLELQGKLVAVPPAAAQMDGGAVFEEAMLALASLGLTPRSAREAVDKVDRRALGAAPRVEDIVKAALQSAHR
- the ruvC gene encoding crossover junction endodeoxyribonuclease RuvC, producing MRALGIDPGTKSTGYGVVDADGDRLVRLDAGVIALGSGTLAERLVRLHRELTRLIVTWSPAACAVENLFHHRSARSALALGHARGVCLLAAAAHGLDLEEYAPALVKKAVTGNGAAGKEQVQFMVARLLGAEVEASDHAADALAAAICLLEARRPLRVYE
- a CDS encoding YebC/PmpR family DNA-binding transcriptional regulator, coding for MSGHSKWSTIKRKKGAKDAQRSKLFSKLIKEVTVAARMGGGDLEGNPRLRLAVAKARDANMPADNIKRAIQKGTGELEGVHYEEVIYEAYGPGGVALLIETLTDNRNRTVGEVRHVLDRNGGKLAAAGAVNHLFSISGTILVERGKLDEDTLMAAALEAGAEDVRSDPEMYEVLTAPGDVVSVAEKLKAAGIAVETAEVSRLPSLTVPLEGKPAQTMLRLVDLLEELDDVQKIYANFDISAEEMAKAE
- a CDS encoding elongation factor G, producing the protein MKKVATDKIRNFALLGHQDTGKTSFLEAVLFLSGQASRLARVDEGNSNLDFTPEEVERRLTVKAKLLAVDWKGHRFHFVDTPGYDDFVAERLSAVAAVETALLFVKSDTDVEPGAERAWRLLDRLDKPRFVVVNKMDKEHADFAKVVGKLQQRLSPKIVPLFLPLGDGAPFRGLVSVVDGKAFLFEKDGVRDTELPGAMSGAVAAAREALMNAAAETSDALVEKFLDTGELSDEEFHTGLAKGIAAGTVVPAVPLCGGDLRGVASLLEALARFAPAPMGPPSSDGATASAAATQWLQALAFGALSESNVGDYVFVRVWSGKLAPGMDVLNASNGESERVGPLFLLQGKQRLDAEELSAGEIGAAVKLRNTRVGHTLCDRNHKTLVPFPALPEPLTFVAIKSRSKGDEDKLAGGLQRLHEEDLGFKVMVHPETHQTLLMTQGDSHAAIVLAKLKRKFNVEVDTEPPKTPYRETIKGKADERYRHKKQTGGRGQFGEVHLVLEPRPRGANFEFVDGVVGGVIPNRFIPAVEKGVREAMQEGVMAGYPVVDLRVTVDDGKHHDVDSSEAAFKIAGAQAFKLAFPKAKPVLLEPIYKVTVRVPEDYMGHVMGDMSSRRGRILGMDQEGHEQVLRAEVPLAQLYDYAMVLRSLTQARAGHTREFSHYEEVPREIAEGIIAGHKAAAQAEA